The following coding sequences are from one Haemophilus haemolyticus window:
- a CDS encoding YraN family protein → MFSLKRQQGASFEHQARLFLESKGLTFIAANQNFKCGELDLIMGDKETIVFVEVRQRSNSAFGSAIESVDWRKQQKWLDAANLWLVKQNMSLEDADCRFDLIAFGKTPQDIQWIPNFLD, encoded by the coding sequence ATGTTTTCTTTAAAACGTCAACAAGGGGCGAGCTTTGAGCATCAAGCTCGCCTTTTTTTAGAATCAAAAGGCTTAACATTTATCGCTGCTAATCAAAATTTCAAATGTGGTGAACTTGATCTTATTATGGGTGACAAAGAAACCATCGTTTTTGTTGAAGTTCGCCAGCGTTCTAATAGTGCCTTTGGCTCGGCAATAGAAAGCGTAGATTGGCGAAAACAACAAAAATGGTTGGATGCCGCAAATTTATGGCTTGTAAAACAAAATATGAGCTTAGAAGACGCCGATTGTCGTTTTGATTTAATCGCCTTTGGCAAAACGCCCCAAGATATTCAATGGATTCCTAATTTTCTCGATTAA
- the odhB gene encoding 2-oxoglutarate dehydrogenase complex dihydrolipoyllysine-residue succinyltransferase, translating to MTIEILVPDLPESVADAIVATWHKKVGDTVKRDEVIVEIETDKVVLEVPALSDGVLAEVVQAEGETVVSKQLLGKISTAQEGDVSSATLKATNEATPSDRQHAAIENSHNHNADQGPAIRRLLAEHDLQADQIQGSGVGGRLTREDIEREIAKRQALQAKQEAATDQNTISTVAYSARSEKRVPMTRLRKRIAERLLEAKNSTAMLTTFNEVDMQPIMTLRKTYGEKFEKQHGVRLGFMSFYIKAVVEALKRYPEVNASIDGDDVVYHNYFDISIAVSTLRGLVTPVLRDCDKLSMAEIEKQIKALAEKGRDGKLTVEDLTGGNFTITNGGVFGSLMSTPIINPPQSAILGMHAIKERPIALNGQVVIRPMMYLALSYDHRLIDGRESVGFLVTIKELLEDPTRLLLEI from the coding sequence ATGACCATTGAAATTCTTGTTCCAGACCTACCTGAATCAGTTGCGGATGCAATAGTGGCTACTTGGCATAAAAAAGTAGGTGATACCGTTAAACGTGATGAAGTGATTGTAGAAATTGAAACGGATAAAGTTGTGCTAGAAGTACCCGCACTTTCTGATGGTGTACTGGCAGAAGTTGTTCAAGCAGAGGGCGAAACTGTGGTGAGTAAACAGCTGCTAGGAAAAATTTCTACGGCTCAAGAAGGGGATGTCAGTTCAGCGACGTTAAAAGCAACGAATGAAGCCACACCATCAGATCGTCAACATGCAGCGATTGAAAATAGTCATAATCATAATGCGGATCAAGGCCCTGCGATTCGACGTTTATTAGCAGAACATGATTTGCAAGCAGATCAAATTCAAGGTTCCGGTGTGGGTGGCCGTTTAACACGTGAAGATATTGAACGTGAAATCGCAAAACGACAAGCACTGCAAGCGAAACAAGAAGCTGCTACTGATCAAAATACAATTAGTACGGTAGCTTATAGTGCGCGTTCTGAAAAACGTGTGCCAATGACACGTTTGCGCAAACGTATTGCTGAACGTTTACTTGAGGCCAAAAATAGTACAGCAATGCTTACTACTTTCAATGAAGTGGATATGCAGCCGATAATGACTTTGCGTAAAACCTACGGTGAAAAATTTGAAAAACAGCATGGTGTCCGTTTAGGTTTTATGTCTTTTTATATTAAAGCGGTTGTGGAAGCATTAAAACGTTATCCTGAAGTTAATGCTTCTATTGATGGGGATGATGTTGTTTACCATAATTATTTTGATATTAGTATTGCGGTTTCGACTCTTCGTGGCTTAGTCACACCGGTGCTTCGTGATTGTGATAAGCTCAGTATGGCAGAGATCGAAAAACAAATTAAAGCATTAGCTGAAAAAGGTCGTGATGGTAAATTGACAGTAGAAGATCTTACTGGCGGCAATTTTACCATTACAAATGGCGGCGTGTTTGGTTCTCTTATGTCCACTCCAATTATCAATCCACCACAAAGTGCAATTTTAGGAATGCATGCTATTAAAGAACGCCCGATTGCGCTTAATGGTCAAGTGGTGATTCGCCCGATGATGTATCTTGCTTTATCTTACGATCATCGTTTAATTGACGGCCGTGAATCTGTTGGTTTCTTGGTAACGATTAAAGAATTGTTGGAAGACCCAACAAGATTATTATTGGAAATCTAA
- the nrdB gene encoding class Ia ribonucleoside-diphosphate reductase subunit beta, with protein MAYTTFSQNKNDQLKEPMFFGQNVNVARYDQQKYETFEKLIEKQLSFFWRPEEVDVSQDRIDYAALPEHEKHIFISNLKYQTLLDSIQGRSPNVALLPLVSIPELETWIETWTFSETIHSRSYTHIIRNIVNDPSIVFDDIVTNEEIIKRARDISSYYDDLIRDSQLYSLYGEGTYTVDGKECVVTLRNLKKQLYLCLMSVNALEAIRFYVSFACSFAFAERQLMEGNAKIIKFIARDEALHLTGTQHILNIMAAGQDDPEMAEIAEECKQEAYDLFLAAAEQEKDWADYLFKDGSMIGLNKDILVQYVEYITNIRMQAVGLPLPFGARSNPIPWINAWLVSDNVQVAPQEVEVSSYLVGQIDSKVDTNDFGDFDL; from the coding sequence ATGGCATACACCACTTTCTCACAAAACAAAAACGACCAGTTAAAAGAACCAATGTTCTTTGGTCAAAACGTTAACGTTGCACGTTATGATCAACAAAAATATGAAACGTTTGAAAAGCTCATTGAAAAGCAACTTTCTTTCTTCTGGCGTCCGGAAGAAGTGGATGTGTCTCAAGACCGTATCGACTATGCCGCGTTACCTGAGCATGAAAAACACATTTTCATCAGTAACTTAAAATATCAAACCTTATTGGATTCTATTCAAGGTCGTAGTCCAAACGTAGCATTATTGCCGTTGGTATCCATTCCTGAATTAGAAACTTGGATTGAGACGTGGACATTCTCTGAAACCATCCATTCTCGTTCTTACACGCACATTATTCGTAATATCGTGAACGATCCGTCTATCGTGTTTGACGACATCGTAACTAACGAAGAAATCATTAAACGTGCGCGCGATATTTCTTCTTATTACGATGATTTAATCCGTGACAGCCAACTTTACAGCCTATATGGCGAAGGCACCTACACTGTAGATGGTAAAGAATGTGTTGTCACATTACGTAATTTGAAAAAACAACTTTATCTTTGCTTGATGAGTGTGAACGCACTTGAAGCAATTCGTTTCTACGTATCTTTCGCTTGCTCCTTTGCCTTTGCGGAACGTCAATTAATGGAAGGTAATGCGAAAATTATTAAATTTATCGCTCGTGATGAAGCCTTACACTTAACTGGTACGCAGCACATTTTAAATATTATGGCTGCAGGTCAAGATGACCCTGAAATGGCAGAAATTGCGGAAGAATGTAAACAAGAAGCCTATGATCTATTCTTAGCCGCTGCGGAACAAGAAAAAGACTGGGCTGATTACTTGTTCAAAGACGGTTCGATGATTGGTTTGAACAAAGACATTTTGGTGCAATACGTGGAATATATCACCAATATCCGTATGCAAGCGGTCGGTCTTCCATTGCCATTTGGTGCGCGTTCTAATCCAATTCCATGGATTAACGCATGGCTTGTTTCTGACAACGTACAAGTGGCACCACAAGAAGTGGAAGTGAGTTCTTACCTTGTTGGTCAAATTGACTCAAAAGTTGATACGAATGATTTTGGCGATTTCGATCTCTAA
- the nrdA gene encoding class 1a ribonucleoside-diphosphate reductase subunit alpha has product MNKSLMVTKRDGTQEQINLDKIHRVITWAAEGLDNVSVSQVELRSHIQFYEGIRTSDIHETIIKAAADLISKDTPDYQFLAARLAIFHLRKKAYGHFDPPRLYDHVKKLVRMGKYDHALLDDYTREEWDIMDGFIDHWRDMTFSYAAVKQLEGKYLVQNRVTGEIYESAQFLYLLVAASLFSKYPKETRLDYVKRFYDATSTFKISLPTPIMAGVRTPTRQFSSCVLIECDDSLDSINATASAIVKYVSQRAGIGINAGAIRALGSEIRGGEAFHTGCIPFYKYFQTAVKSCSQGGVRGGAATLYYPIWHLEAESLLVLKNNRGVEDNRVRHMDYGVQLNKLMYQRLIKGGEITLFSPSDVPGLYEAFFADQDKFEELYVKYEQDPTIRKRTVKAVEIFSLLMQERASTGRIYIQNVDHCNTHSPFDPQVAPVRQSNLCLEIALPTKPLEHINDENGEIALCTLSAFNLGKIENLDELEELADLAVRSLDALLDYQDYPVVAAKRSSLARRALGIGVINYAYYLAKNGVRYSDGSANDLTHRTFEAIQYYLLKASMNLAKEQGACEYFNETTYAKGILPIDTYKKDLDALTQEPLHYDWESLRKDIQEFGLRNSTLTALMPSETSSQISNATNGIEPPRGHVSIKASKDGILKQVVPEYENLSDNYELLWDIPSNDGYLHLVGIMQKFVDQAISANTNYDPKRFEDGKVPMKVLLKDLLTAYKYGLKTLYYQNTRDGAEDAQEDLDDGCAGGACKI; this is encoded by the coding sequence ATGAATAAAAGCTTAATGGTAACCAAGCGTGATGGCACGCAGGAACAAATCAATCTTGATAAAATCCACCGTGTTATTACATGGGCAGCAGAAGGTCTAGACAATGTATCTGTTTCCCAAGTTGAGCTTCGCTCACACATTCAATTTTATGAAGGCATTCGTACTTCAGACATTCACGAAACCATTATTAAAGCAGCCGCAGATTTAATCAGCAAAGATACGCCTGATTATCAATTTTTAGCTGCTCGCTTAGCGATTTTCCATTTACGCAAAAAAGCCTACGGTCATTTTGATCCTCCTCGTTTATACGATCACGTCAAAAAATTAGTACGCATGGGAAAATATGATCATGCGTTATTGGATGATTATACCCGTGAAGAATGGGACATAATGGACGGATTCATCGATCATTGGCGTGATATGACGTTCTCTTATGCTGCCGTAAAACAATTAGAAGGTAAGTATTTAGTTCAAAACCGTGTGACGGGAGAAATCTACGAGTCTGCACAATTCCTCTATTTACTGGTAGCTGCAAGTTTATTCTCTAAATATCCAAAAGAAACGCGTTTGGATTATGTAAAACGTTTCTACGATGCAACATCCACCTTCAAAATTTCCTTACCAACGCCAATTATGGCGGGAGTGCGCACACCTACTCGTCAGTTCAGCTCTTGCGTATTAATTGAATGTGATGACAGCTTAGATTCAATCAATGCAACGGCATCAGCTATTGTGAAATATGTTTCACAACGTGCGGGGATTGGCATTAATGCAGGTGCTATTCGTGCATTAGGTAGTGAGATTCGTGGCGGTGAAGCATTCCATACGGGGTGTATTCCATTCTATAAATATTTCCAAACTGCGGTGAAATCTTGTTCACAAGGTGGCGTTCGTGGCGGTGCTGCGACACTTTATTACCCTATTTGGCACTTAGAAGCTGAAAGCTTGCTTGTGTTAAAAAATAACCGTGGTGTAGAAGACAACCGCGTTCGTCATATGGACTACGGCGTACAGTTGAACAAATTAATGTATCAACGTTTAATTAAAGGTGGCGAGATTACTTTATTTAGTCCATCGGATGTACCTGGACTTTATGAAGCATTCTTTGCGGATCAAGATAAATTTGAAGAACTGTACGTAAAATACGAACAAGATCCAACTATCCGCAAACGCACCGTCAAAGCTGTTGAGATTTTCTCTTTATTAATGCAAGAACGTGCATCAACAGGTCGTATCTACATTCAAAACGTAGACCACTGTAATACTCACTCTCCATTTGATCCACAAGTGGCACCAGTTCGCCAATCTAACTTATGTTTAGAAATCGCATTACCTACAAAGCCGCTTGAGCACATTAATGATGAAAATGGAGAAATCGCACTTTGTACGCTTTCTGCATTTAACTTAGGTAAAATTGAAAACTTAGATGAATTAGAAGAACTTGCCGATCTTGCTGTACGTTCACTTGATGCATTATTAGATTATCAAGATTACCCTGTTGTGGCGGCAAAACGTAGTTCACTTGCTCGTCGTGCATTAGGTATCGGTGTCATTAACTATGCTTATTACCTTGCGAAAAATGGTGTTCGTTATTCTGATGGTTCAGCTAACGATTTAACTCACCGTACTTTTGAAGCCATTCAATATTATTTATTAAAAGCCTCTATGAACTTAGCAAAAGAGCAAGGTGCTTGCGAATACTTCAATGAAACCACTTATGCAAAAGGCATTTTACCTATTGATACCTATAAGAAAGATTTAGATGCCTTAACACAAGAGCCTCTACATTATGATTGGGAAAGCTTGCGTAAAGATATTCAAGAATTTGGTTTACGTAACTCAACATTAACCGCCTTAATGCCATCGGAAACATCATCGCAGATTTCCAATGCGACTAATGGTATTGAGCCACCGCGTGGTCATGTAAGTATTAAAGCGTCAAAAGATGGCATCCTAAAACAAGTTGTACCTGAGTACGAAAACTTAAGCGACAACTACGAATTACTTTGGGATATCCCAAGCAATGATGGCTACTTACATTTAGTCGGTATTATGCAAAAATTCGTAGACCAAGCGATCTCCGCCAACACTAACTACGATCCAAAACGTTTTGAAGACGGTAAAGTACCAATGAAAGTGTTGTTAAAAGATCTTTTAACCGCTTACAAATACGGCTTAAAAACCCTTTACTATCAAAACACCCGCGATGGTGCCGAAGATGCTCAAGAAGATCTTGATGACGGCTGTGCTGGTGGGGCTTGTAAGATTTAA
- a CDS encoding D-sedoheptulose-7-phosphate isomerase produces MLQKVKDIYSESIQIQIAASSMLSENIANATQMVMQCLLGGNKVIACGISRSYANAQFLVSNLLNRYDLARPSFPSVLLSLESAVGSSLVFEHSPEELYCHQFNAVAKPGDLLIAFAPLGTEKIVLNTISHAVNKEVNVIALTGSNNDAIQGILADSDLEISIPATKESRVLENHLFVINALCELVDHTLFPSA; encoded by the coding sequence ATGTTACAAAAAGTAAAAGATATTTATAGCGAAAGTATTCAAATTCAAATTGCTGCATCTAGCATGCTTTCGGAAAATATTGCTAACGCCACCCAAATGGTGATGCAATGTTTGCTAGGCGGCAATAAAGTGATCGCTTGTGGCATCTCGCGTTCTTATGCCAATGCACAGTTTCTCGTATCTAACTTACTTAATCGATATGATTTAGCAAGACCGAGTTTTCCCTCTGTGCTCTTAAGTTTAGAAAGTGCGGTGGGTTCTTCTCTTGTTTTTGAACACTCGCCTGAAGAATTGTATTGTCACCAATTCAATGCCGTTGCCAAACCGGGCGACTTACTTATCGCTTTTGCACCTTTGGGAACAGAGAAAATCGTGCTAAATACTATTTCTCATGCAGTAAATAAAGAAGTTAATGTCATTGCACTCACTGGCTCTAATAACGATGCAATTCAAGGAATTTTAGCAGATAGCGATTTAGAAATATCAATTCCGGCAACCAAAGAAAGTCGAGTCCTAGAAAACCATCTTTTTGTTATCAATGCCCTTTGTGAATTAGTTGACCATACGTTGTTCCCAAGTGCTTGA
- the dolP gene encoding division/outer membrane stress-associated lipid-binding lipoprotein: MKLSPLKKLAVVLGTTIFLQGCVAAVIGGGAVAAKVGTDPRTAGTQVDDETLEFKVENAVEKDAQIKTEGRVNAVSYNGRVLLIGQVPNSGVKDTAADLAKGVEGVNDIYNELTVGPKISFAQISKDSWITTQVKSKMLVDGRVKATDVKVISENGEVFLLGTVTHAQADAAADIASKISGVQKVIKVFKYLN; encoded by the coding sequence ATGAAATTATCCCCATTAAAAAAACTGGCTGTCGTACTTGGAACAACAATCTTTTTACAGGGATGTGTTGCAGCTGTGATTGGAGGTGGAGCTGTAGCAGCTAAAGTAGGTACCGATCCTCGAACTGCTGGCACACAAGTAGATGACGAAACACTAGAATTCAAAGTAGAAAATGCCGTTGAAAAAGATGCTCAAATCAAAACTGAAGGTCGTGTAAATGCAGTGTCTTACAATGGTCGAGTACTTTTAATCGGTCAAGTTCCTAATAGTGGTGTAAAAGACACTGCCGCAGATCTTGCAAAAGGCGTTGAAGGTGTCAATGATATTTATAACGAACTGACTGTTGGCCCGAAAATCTCTTTTGCACAAATCAGCAAAGACAGTTGGATTACCACTCAGGTCAAATCAAAAATGTTAGTTGATGGTCGAGTTAAAGCAACCGATGTTAAAGTTATTAGCGAAAATGGAGAAGTTTTCCTACTCGGTACAGTGACTCACGCCCAAGCTGATGCAGCTGCAGATATTGCAAGTAAAATCAGTGGCGTGCAAAAAGTAATTAAAGTTTTCAAATACCTAAACTAA